One Fimbriimonadaceae bacterium DNA window includes the following coding sequences:
- a CDS encoding HigA family addiction module antidote protein — protein sequence MSIPNTTKSKRRPTHPGEMLREDFLPDYGLTVSGLAEAVGVSRQSINEVLRERRSVSPEMALRLGRLFGNTPEFWLNAQQAVDLWDASEAIEKDMARIKPLNAA from the coding sequence ATGAGCATTCCGAACACAACCAAGAGCAAGCGACGGCCTACCCATCCAGGCGAGATGCTGCGTGAAGACTTTTTGCCGGATTATGGACTGACCGTTTCCGGTTTGGCTGAAGCCGTGGGTGTCTCGCGGCAGTCGATTAATGAGGTGTTGCGAGAGCGCCGGAGTGTCAGTCCGGAAATGGCTCTGCGGCTGGGACGCCTGTTTGGCAATACTCCAGAATTCTGGCTGAACGCCCAGCAGGCTGTGGATCTGTGGGATGCCTCGGAGGCAATTGAGAAAGATATGGCGCGCATCAAGCCGCTAAATGCCGCATAA
- a CDS encoding type II toxin-antitoxin system RelE/ParE family toxin — translation MIKTFADRRTQELYATGNAKRFPTDVAKRAARKLEYVDLATRLDDLKVSPGNRLHALEGDRRDNIRSRSMTGGASASGLWPATPMMSKFVITTE, via the coding sequence ATGATCAAGACATTTGCGGATCGACGCACCCAGGAACTATACGCCACAGGCAATGCCAAGCGGTTTCCGACGGATGTTGCCAAACGGGCTGCGCGCAAGTTGGAGTACGTCGACTTGGCTACGCGGCTGGATGACCTGAAAGTTTCGCCGGGCAATCGCCTTCATGCACTGGAAGGCGACCGAAGGGACAACATTCGATCTCGATCAATGACCGGTGGCGCATCTGCTTCCGGTTTGTGGCCGGCGACGCCTATGATGTCGAAGTTTGTGATTACCACTGAATGA
- a CDS encoding Dam family site-specific DNA-(adenine-N6)-methyltransferase, with translation MTYRTIVPPIKSQGIKTKLVPWIQALVPAMKGRWIEPFLGTGVVAFNSGFRKALLADINPHVIGFYQAVKDKVITPASVRKFLEDEGRLLATADDKGYAHFRAVKDRFNKNFDPLDFLFLSRAGFNGMMRFNRKGEWNIPFCQKPERFAPAYITKIVNQVHDVACLIQPEWTLRVSSFERVIEEATEDDIIYCDPPYIGRYVDYYSGWTEDNERQLHALLSTSPARFILSTWHHNDYRANQFVESLWGKFNIVTRDHFYHSGGKIENRRSVVEALVFNFPANIQKHNHGLQPKPEQIVLLEEREKYITQQLAGAYG, from the coding sequence ATGACCTACAGAACAATTGTTCCACCGATCAAGAGCCAAGGGATCAAGACGAAACTTGTTCCTTGGATTCAGGCTTTGGTGCCAGCCATGAAGGGGCGATGGATTGAGCCTTTCCTTGGCACGGGCGTTGTGGCCTTCAACTCTGGATTCCGAAAAGCCCTTCTCGCCGATATCAATCCGCATGTGATTGGGTTCTATCAGGCGGTCAAAGACAAAGTCATCACCCCAGCCTCGGTTCGGAAGTTCCTCGAAGACGAAGGCAGACTCCTCGCGACTGCGGATGACAAGGGGTACGCCCATTTCCGCGCAGTAAAGGATCGTTTCAACAAGAATTTTGACCCCTTGGACTTCCTCTTCCTCTCTCGCGCGGGATTCAACGGAATGATGCGCTTCAACCGGAAGGGGGAGTGGAATATTCCATTCTGTCAGAAACCAGAGCGATTTGCTCCGGCCTACATCACCAAGATTGTCAATCAAGTCCATGATGTCGCGTGCTTGATTCAACCCGAATGGACGCTCCGCGTATCATCGTTTGAGAGGGTTATCGAAGAGGCGACGGAGGATGACATCATCTATTGTGACCCTCCATACATCGGCCGATATGTTGACTACTACAGCGGATGGACGGAAGACAACGAACGGCAACTTCATGCCCTGCTGTCTACCAGCCCCGCCCGCTTTATTCTCTCAACGTGGCATCACAACGACTACAGAGCCAACCAATTTGTGGAATCGCTATGGGGGAAGTTTAACATCGTGACGCGAGATCACTTCTATCACTCCGGTGGCAAAATAGAAAATCGCCGGTCTGTCGTGGAAGCACTTGTGTTCAATTTTCCTGCAAATATCCAGAAGCACAATCACGGGTTGCAGCCAAAGCCAGAGCAGATAGTTCTCTTGGAGGAGCGGGAGAAATACATCACCCAACAACTGGCCGGAGCGTACGGTTGA